The genomic region GTTTCTTTTGTTGATTGCCAAGTCTTCCTGTAATGTCAAATCATAAATTGATACCTGCCTTTTAAGCTTCAGATCCTCTAACTTCAAGATTTCATAATGTGAAGTTGTGAACTACTTTTCCACTTCAGTTGATGTGTACTATGCTTCCCTTCTTGCATCTATATCAATCCAACGCATGGCAAACTCTCTCACTCAACATTATGCTAATAAGCTAACTCATTCAACAACGCATTAGTCTTTGTGCTTTGCTAGTCTTCATGAGGTTGTGCTCAAGATGCTTCGTGAAATGAAGATGCCGAGGGATGAACGAGTACGCAAGCAAGTGAAGGATGCATGTTAGAGACATGTGATATCCAGCAGAAGAAAAATTCTTGGATCAGCATGTCAAACTAAGCTAATAATGTGAGTGTGTGACAGTGTGTGTGTGTGTGTGTGTGTGTGTGTGTGTGTGTGTGTGTGTGTGTGTGTGTGTGTTCCAACCTGTAGTTGAAAGGGATATGATTCCACTATCCAATTTTCCTTGCGGATCAATTCAAATTGCAGATAGCTGTGCACCATATTGTGCTAAAGTCATTAGCATCCGTTGTCCACTTTTGACAAAATGGCTTAAAATGAATTTGACTGCACTCTGTAAAAGCAAACCTAACCAACATGATCAAACTTGCAATAACCTCCGGGCTTGTATATAAGAATTTCAGGTGATTGGTACCTATATTCGAATTTGTAACTTTATACTTCTATTGTATAAAGAACCTAAGGAAGAATCAAAAGGTAATGAAGCACTATCATTTCCTCCTTAAAGGAATGAGGGTACACTCATGATAATGAATGATGATTTAACGAACCCCAGTACACAATGGAATAATGTACAAAATTGAGTACCCCACAAGTTTCCCACTTGAACTAACAAACACCTTAATTCACTAAGCAGAATAATGTCAGTTCTGTCTAAAATTCTTGATGAAGTTCCAGCAAAAAAAACTGTTTCAGATGGATTAATGGTTACCCTACCATAACAGCTGGAGTAAAAATAGTAACAACAGAACAAAGAAGAAATCAAAAACCTTTCAACCTTTCAATTAACACAGAATTAACCATCTTGGAAAACTAATTAACAGATGAATAGAATTGACAAAGATCTCTGAGTAAATTAATGGGGATTCAATTCACAAGGGCTTAGAGGAGATGAAGCCAGTGGGAGTACCTTGGAGGAGCTTGAAGGAAACTGTGGCAGAGTACCACTATGAAGCTCTCTCTGACTCTCCTTGTTCTTACCAACAATGAGTCTTATAAAAGACCCATCTCTTTCTTCTGTCCCCAATGTCGAAAAAGATGTAGCTTTTACCCCAAAGTCTTGATTTTGAGCAGGCCCAGAATTTCTAGATGCCCTTTTCTCTGCTTCTTCCATCAATCTCTTCAGCAACTTCTCCTCTGCATCCCTTAAAAACTTAAACTTTGGAGGTGGTGAAGATCTCAGCTTGTTCATCTCAGCTTCTGTTGAGGATTCAAAGAGAGGGTTGAATCCATGGTGCTTGTAAGAGTCTAGAGGGTTCAAAGGTGAACAAGGCAAAGGGGAATTGAGAAATGGGTTATCCACAGCCAAAATCAGATCACTCAAACTCCTTGTTCTGGAACCTCTTCTAGATTTTGCATCTTCAGATTCCAAATCCTCCTTCTCTTCCTCTTTTATTGTGAAGAGAAACCTTGGTGGGCCAGCCAGATTGTGCAGTCTCTTGAGCTCTGATTCCACACTGTCTTCACCATAATTGGCCTTCAACAACAAATCTTTGCTGGAACCCAGTTCCAAATCTGGCTCACCAGAATTGGCATCTGGGTTTCTCACATTCTCCTCAGAATTGATGTTATTGTTTAAGGTTTGCAGAGAGCTGGGCTTCTTAAAGCAACTGAATTGAAAGAGTACCTTTGGCTGGTTGCTGTAATTCTCATCTTCAATCTCTCTGTTTGTGATTCTCTTCTTCCACCATAGCAAGTAGTAAAGCTCTGCCACAAGAGCCAAGAGGAGGCACCCAAACACCAAGCTCAAGCCAATCCCTAATCCACTCAAAGATGTCATCTTGCCCTGAAATTTTGCATCCCCACAACAATTAACTTTGGACTGACCATAGCCTCATAGCTATAGATTCTCTCACTTGTCAGTTGTCACTGTAAACCAAATCCCACAAGAAAAGGTAATCAAATTTATATTCCTAGAAATTTACAAAAACTATATTCAAGTACTATTATTTTTGGGAATTTCACACTAAAAATCCTAATGGAAGTTTGCCTAAAACACACGCTAGGAGAAAAATCAGGGAGTTAGTGAAAAATCCGCGCAAAAGAAAAACTTACCTTAAGAGTTCAACCACCCAGAACTGGTAGAGCCACAGATTAGAGAAGAACCAATGGAAAGTGAAATCTTTGCTTATAAACTATGCATAATTCTGGAGCAGAAGTCAAAATGAAATTGGTGGAGCATGAAAAGAGGCTTTTGATTGTTTTGCATTTTGGTTTTGGTGATTGAAGGAAGAAGACACTTGAAGTTTTATATGATTTGGAGTATGTGCGTGGGCTTAATGGGTGGAAACTGGAAAGCGACTCACATGGGTTTGCAAAAGCGTGTGTGCCATTTAATGATTTAAAAGATTGGTAAAAAAAAAAAAAACAGAGAGAGTTCCGACTAGGTGGTATCTTTGAAATTTGAATGTGATTTTGTTTCTTAATGTATAGACAGTAGATGATTAAATTATGTATGGTAGTTAATGTAAAAATCAATTAGATGATTGATTCCTCATTTTATCGGATCCAAAAAGGGTGTGTAATTTTCGACTTTAGTACATTCTTACTTGGCTTTACCACAATGTGTAATTTGTGCTAAAAGAGGATGTGTAATTTGTGTGCTTTTACTCCACAAATTACAACTAAGCAAAAACATTTTCCTTATAAGTTATAACTTGAATTCAAATTGAATAATTTGCAAAAATTACCAAATCCTAGTTATTAGATGAGAAAAGCAGAAGATGAAAGATAAAAACTTTTCAAATGATCAAACTTAAACAAGCAAAAATTGAATGCCGAGAATGCATTTAGAGTCGGTTCACTTTCTCATTGAAGATGTAATTAGAGTGAATACACACAAATTGACAATCGGTCAAACTATATCATAACAAATGAACTCGTTTTAGTAACGTCCGACCAAAATAAAATTTCCCAAATAGTGAGGTATGGAGGGGAGATAACATACTATTGTTCCTCTTTTCCTAGTGAAACAAATTAAATACACTAGACATAAGATTATTATGTAATGAGAGATAACAATCGTTATCCTCATTATTCTTTGCTTATCGCCTACAAGTCTACTCTCTGATCAAAGGTGCCGATGAAATACCTACCTAGCTAAAATGAATAATCTTTGTTTATAAATGAATGACTTTAGTTGATAAATGTTTGGATTCCCAACTAATCCATTGTTCCCTAGCAATGTAAAAAGAAATCCAAGTACTTATGGAAGTGGCAGAAGTTTGTCGACGTCCAACGCCATTCTAGCTTGTGCCCCGTTCTACATGTGTATTGTTTTCTTAATTAATGGTGATTGATTAGAAGATATAATCCTTCTAAAAGATTGTACTAATCTTTAATCTAGTATCATCTAATTTATGAAACAGATTAAAAAAATGGGGACGATGAAAGCATCGATCACCGTCTTGATGAGCATATACGACCGAAGGTGGTCATCCACGTAATACAGAGCGTGATTAGAGAGGACAGAGCCAAAGAACACTCGTCAGCCACGAAACATCTACATACGCAGAGCTGGCTTTACCATACTGAAGCTTCTGTAAAGCTTATGCCAGCAGATGTAAAATAACTAACAGATGGTGGCATGGAATTTTTCCCTTCTTTTTCTTTTGGGTTTGTTCTTTCAATTCCTTGGAGTAGTGCATGCGATGGGAGGCGATGGAAGTTGTATATTATTTGAACCAATTACCTGAGACGAATTCGTTTGGAACAAATAACTTAGAGATCGATCTGACAGGAAATAAAGTATTTCCAATGCAAAAATATATAGAAACGACCTCTTTTTTCTGGACCAATTAATTAGATTGTCTTATTTGTCTGCATATGCTAAAACACCAACACGTACGTCACCTTTATATAACTAACTGTGATTTCTTTAAAAAGCTTAATAACAAATTAACAAGTAAGCCTCTTATAATTTGAATCATTTCATTCTTGAAGACGCCTATTCACTTGAAATCTCAAAAAATTAGGTCGCACAACCTCATATATTGTTGTTCGATCGTGTCGATCGTATACTCTTTTTGAAAGCTCATGCATGTTTCATTCAAGAAGATCATCAATATATGAGGTAAATGTCCCAAGCCATCTTTTCTTAAGCTTCTTTATCTGTTATTCGATCACGTACTCAAGTTAATGCATCTCTTATGAAAGCTCATGCATGTTTCGTTCGAGAGTTTCTACCAACAAGGTAAATGTCTCAAGCGGATATTATTCACAATTGCAGACTCGTCTTCTATTTTATCACGAGGATCGATATTGTTTCTCCAGTTCTAGTTCTCTACAATTTCTATGCATGCAAACTTCTTTGCTGCATTACAAAAGCTTTCTACAAATGATGCATGCAAGCAGTAAGCGAATAACATGTATCTAGATAATTTGAAGCTCATACATAACATAGATCATGCATGTAAACTCCAAATATGGAATTACGGATCAAACCTAGAACGATTCTTTACATTTCTAGGCTTGTAACACGAACCAAAAAAGAATATGAAAGAAGAAGTTTATAAACACCTAAGACTTCAAATAGTTGAAGTTATGTTCTTAACCAACAAGGCAACGATAGAGAATTTGCTACAAGTTAAGTATTTACATTGAAACAGGCTAGGCTGGTTTAACATGGTCAGACATTAATCGAAGGTATGGAAAGGTCAGAATTTGGGTTGGCAGATGGTAGTGGAAAGTCGAAACTAACTTGGTTAATTAGGCCGCCGATCTCGATGAGTATGCAGTTATATATGTTCCCTTTCAGTTATCTATCACATTATCATGCAGGGACCGAGTGGACCCTTATTGGTTGGAATGGGTTCATTCATGATCGATCAACACAGCTGATAGATCAAATCAGAACCATTTTTGGATCGGAAAAATAATTGCTTGCTATTGTCGCCCGAATTCCGATCAACTTGTTCATCCAGCTAATGAACTGGGTAATTTGTTTCCATATTTTCTCATGTTCTTGCGAAATTTTTTGGTTACGGTGTTCCTCTTTTGGTTTTACTATATTCATGATGGCCCTCGCGCCCTCGCCATAGCCTTTTTTGTTGTGCGTTCTCTAGCTAGTCTAATCTAAAATCTTAATTATTGGCCCTCTTGACCACAGTACATATGATTTATTTCGATCACATCACAAAATAAGAGAACTTATTATATAGGGAGAGAGTTTGATGAATTTTAGAGCAAAGTTTGAATTACGTCCGGCCAAATGCACAGAGGTTAAAGGGTAATGCAGGCGGAGCATGTTCTCGGGGAAAAGTAGGCCGTCGTCGACAACCATAAGCTGCAAAGCATAACACGCAACAAACAAATAGCCACTACATGCATGGTATACATCAACATGTCAAATGAACTCAATATATATATATATATATAATAATATACAATATGTACGTATATAGCTAGCTTTATACTCGGTGCCAATTAAACCCTTCTAATTACGCATGCATTATATATAAGCACACCTGTACCTGTTATTGACCTTTATACGTAACGTATTGGAAGTGCATCTCTGATATATGCAGGATCATAGAGGCAATTAAAGAGCGAGATGGCATGTTCATATATATTGTTTACATGATGAGCATTATGTATTTCACGTGAGAGATCTTTTCTTAGAAAGTAGATTTTACTTTAGCAGTTAAACATTTCATTAAGGCAACACAAGTCGATCTGGAGATACCCAGAACTTGGAGGGAAACACACGAGTACTGGTCATTCTAGCTAGCATTCGATCACTTCCATCGAGAGGAAGTCAGTCATGCATAAGAGTGGTTCAAATCAAAGAGCAACTTCAACAACTTCATCGAGCATGCAATTAATCAAGCATGCAATTCCAATTTGGATCACGTACTGATTGTGTTGTCGTGCTATGGATCGATCTGCAGGCATTTATGGCTTATAAGCATAGTGTTTCGCTCCTTTTGCATATAACTTCGCACCACCTTATCATCAATCGGTCTAGGGGCAGCGCATGATCAATCGCACTCACCTCCATGAATTTATATATCATTCACATTTTCACAATAAACATAATTAGCCCAGTAATAATTCAACGTTAAAAACTGTTTATTGCGTCATTGAAAATCCAACACAAATTATAAATCCTTTGTTAGAGCATCTCCAACAGCTTCCCCAAAATTTCTCTAAAATGGGAAAGCAAAGCTAA from Fragaria vesca subsp. vesca linkage group LG3, FraVesHawaii_1.0, whole genome shotgun sequence harbors:
- the LOC101291610 gene encoding uncharacterized protein LOC101291610, with the protein product MTSLSGLGIGLSLVFGCLLLALVAELYYLLWWKKRITNREIEDENYSNQPKVLFQFSCFKKPSSLQTLNNNINSEENVRNPDANSGEPDLELGSSKDLLLKANYGEDSVESELKRLHNLAGPPRFLFTIKEEEKEDLESEDAKSRRGSRTRSLSDLILAVDNPFLNSPLPCSPLNPLDSYKHHGFNPLFESSTEAEMNKLRSSPPPKFKFLRDAEEKLLKRLMEEAEKRASRNSGPAQNQDFGVKATSFSTLGTEERDGSFIRLIVGKNKESQRELHSGTLPQFPSSSSKSAVKFILSHFVKSGQRMLMTLAQYGAQLSAI